In Candidatus Saganbacteria bacterium, a single window of DNA contains:
- the pabA gene encoding aminodeoxychorismate/anthranilate synthase component II, translating to MLLVIDNYDSFTYNLVQYLNELGAETRVYRNDKITINEIRNIAPEKIVISPGPCTPKEAGISMDVVKDFAGKIPILGVCLGHQSIAEALGGKVVRAVNLMHGKTSQIHHDGKTIFKGLPDPFTATRYHSLIVEKESLPGCFEISAWTKDGEIMGIRHKEFKVEGVQFHPESILTKDGKKLLGNFLNI from the coding sequence ATGCTCCTCGTGATAGATAATTACGATTCGTTCACATATAATCTCGTGCAGTATCTCAACGAGCTCGGCGCCGAAACGAGGGTATACCGCAACGACAAAATTACGATAAATGAAATAAGAAATATTGCCCCCGAAAAGATCGTTATCTCTCCGGGACCCTGCACCCCGAAAGAAGCCGGAATATCTATGGATGTAGTCAAGGATTTCGCTGGGAAAATCCCTATTCTCGGCGTCTGCCTGGGCCACCAGTCCATAGCGGAAGCCCTTGGAGGGAAAGTGGTCCGCGCCGTGAACCTCATGCACGGCAAGACCTCGCAGATACATCATGACGGAAAAACTATCTTCAAAGGCCTGCCCGATCCTTTCACTGCGACAAGATATCATTCCCTGATAGTTGAAAAAGAAAGCCTTCCCGGCTGTTTTGAGATATCCGCCTGGACGAAAGACGGCGAGATAATGGGGATACGTCATAAAGAATTCAAAGTGGAAGGCGTCCAGTTCCACCCGGAATCAATACTCACTAAGGATGGTAAAAAACTGCTGGGGAATTTCCTGAATATCTGA